Proteins co-encoded in one Gossypium arboreum isolate Shixiya-1 chromosome 11, ASM2569848v2, whole genome shotgun sequence genomic window:
- the LOC108489749 gene encoding uncharacterized protein LOC108489749: MSLRHRHLRKFSSFLPHLSSGYHYQPSRRLLNSVASSSGHLLQQCNGIDTRFSERFSVSFRHSTTSQLSQVSLSKTQLLSFLKSALDQLQGPNHCWLNKVDENKEFLKKDGTLLVVAGRFFQNSEKVGCNPAVIFEKVKLLQQRFPSIQVIGFQDCSSVCSADDRSQLIQLIMEEYISFPVLFSNKNFSKLTEEACFILSKDFKNSLVFHEKDLDIAMLNKAIEELSVQYHVNNIALHKSSWSKEAEIIKEPHFCTVLQNLLLYFPACISTDESGKRLFLSDSNHHRIIIFDGDGTILDCIGSCPGFEDGEFESAKLLRPSASFYHETEDCLYIVDSENHAIRRADLDRRVLETVYPTSSIHKKSTGLWTWIRNKLGFTSDDDVKFEEHDSPSLTCPWHLIKTEDNFLIISRSFETLWVMDFELGEIKEVVKGFPNTLEFCRHFILEKVSLLKKMPDYLLQHQRDANLAREGLPYAGLISCITTFENHIIMCDTVGQGVLKLNRESGISSSFQFSNLGMLGLPYWLSFPLESFYAVATGLSVRQTDHIQQFSLLPGRVDIRLNIDIPTDTELVEPLHESCIWCQARGAATELSVVENVAGSSEKVGVAQQWYDELDNLAFWAPESELVVEDENATMDTNPEDKRMHIDCVVNTSPGTSEVIIYAALYLKLRRNHVLQDDNDQEKFAARIANFLNPKENESFDGKSCTKFLLKSNRDLRDLFFIKPLHVRIKLNSQDHPKADNSKDIVLTDSSLNIDVSLN; this comes from the exons ATGTCTTTGAGACACCGTCATCTCAGGAAATTCTCAAGCTTTTTGCCCCATTTATCCTCAG GCTATCATTATCAGCCGTCTAGACGATTACTCAATTCAGTAGCTTCCTCATCGGGTCATTTGCTTCAGCAATGCAATGGAATTGACACTAGATTTTCCGAGAGGTTTTCAG TCTCTTTCAGGCATTCAACAACTTCACAACTATCTCAAGTTTCTCTTTCTAAAACCCAATTATTGTCTTTCCTTAAATCTGCTCTTGATCAGCTTCAAG GTCCAAACCATTGCTGGTTGAATAAAgttgatgaaaacaaagaatttTTGAAGAAGGACGGGACTCTTTTAGTTGTTGCTGGAAGGTTCTTTCAGAATTCAGAGAAAGTAGGATGCAATCCAGCTGTTATATTCGAAAAAGTGAAGTTGCTTCAGCAGAG GTTCCCTTCGATACAGGTTATTGGTTTCCAGGATTGCAGTTCAGTTTGCTCTGCTGATGATCGAAGTCAACTTATTCAATTGATAATGGAAGAATACATTAGTTTTCCTGTTTTGTTTTCAAACAAAAACTTTTCTAAG TTGACAGAGGAGGCATGCTTCATTTTGTCTAAAGATTTTAAGAACTCTCTAGTTTTCCATGAGAAGGACCTGGATATAGCAATGCTTAACAAAG CCATTGAAGAGTTAAGTGTACAATACCATGTCAATAATATTGCACTTCATAAAAGTTCGTGGTCAAAAGAAGCTGAGATCATTAAGGAACCCCATTTTTGCACTGTCCTGCAGAATTTACTTCTTTACTTCCCTG caTGCATCTCAACAGATGAAAGTGGCAAGCGCTTGTTCCTTTCTGACAGCAATCATCATCGGATAATTATATTTGATGGTGATGGGACGATTTTAGACTGT ATTGGTTCTTGCCCAGGTTTTGAGGATGGTGAATTCGAGTCTGCAAAGCTGCTTCGCCCATCTGCTTCCTTTTATCATGAAACTGAAGATTGCCTTTATATTGTAGATTCGGAG AATCATGCCATCAGAAGAGCTGATTTGGACAGGAGGGTTTTGGAAACAGTTTATCCGACATCTAGCATCCACAAGAAAAGTACTGGTTTGTGGACCTGGATCAGGAATAAGCTGGGTTTTACCAGTGATGATGATGTGAAATTTGAAGAGCATGATTCCCCTTCACTAACGTGTCCTTGGCATCTGATAAAGACTGaggataattttttaattatcagTCGAAG CTTTGAAACGTTATGGGTTATGGATTTTGAATTGGGAGAGATTAAAGAAGTTGTCAAAG GATTTCCAAATACTTTGGAGTTCTGCAGACACTTCATCTTGGAGAAAGTATCCCTTTTGAAAAAGATGCCAGACTATCTGTTGCAACACCAAAGAGATGCCAACTTAGCACGAGAGGGCCTTCCATATGCTGGCCTTATATCCTGCATTACAACATTCGAAAATCACATAATCATGTGTGACACTG TGGGTCAGGGAGTTCTTAAACTAAATAGAGAATCTGGAATCAGTTCAAGTTTCCAGTTTTCTAATCTCGGGATGCTTGGACTACCTTATTGGCTGTCCTTCCCTCTGGAAAGCTTTTATGCTGT TGCCACTGGACTTTCTGTCAGACAAACCGATCATATTCAGCAATTCAGTTTGTTACCAG GTAGGGTTGACATCCGGTTAAACATAGACATCCCCACAGACACTGAACTTGTGGAACCTTTGCATGAAAGTTGCATATGGTGCCAAGCAAGGGGCGCTGCTACTGAGTTATCGGTGGTAGAGAATGTCGCAGGATCCTCAGAGAAG GTTGGTGTTGCTCAACAATGGTATGATGAACTCGACAACCTTGCCTTTTGGGCACCTGAATCAGAACTGGTAGTCGAGGATGAGAATGCTACTATGGACACAAATCCTGAAGATAAGAGGATGCATATTGATTGTGTTGTTAATACAAGCCCCGGAACAAGCGAG GTTATAATTTATGCAGCACTATATCTAAAACTTAGAAGAAATCATGTTTTACAAGATGACAACGATCAAGAGAAATTTGCAGCAAGGATAGCAAATTTTTTGAACCCTAAGGAAAATGAAAGTTTTGATGGCAAATCTTGCACCAAGTTCTTGCTAAAATCTAACAGAGATTTGAGAGACCTCTTTTTCATAAAACCTTTGCATGTAAGAATAAAGTTGAATTCTCAAGATCACCCAAAAGCTGATAACTCAAAGGACATTGTCTTAACAGACTCTTCCCTTAATATTGATGTATCCTTGAACTGA
- the LOC108488591 gene encoding probable serine/threonine-protein kinase PBL26, whose amino-acid sequence MNCFSCFNSEKKAAKRQNSSTKNNQACDNATTEAFLPQQHPPENIPKPKTTATEPAKTTADGTKDNGNNNIEVETFTFRELAAATRNFRKECLIGEGGFGRVYKGKLEKTGQVVAVKQLDRNGLQGNREFLVEVLMLSLLHHPNLVNLIGYCSDGDQRLLVYEYMPLGSLDDHLLDISPSQKPLDWYARMKIARGAAQGLEYLHDKANPPVIYRDLKSANILLDHEYNAKLSDFGLAKLGPQGDKTHVSSRVMGTYGYCAPEYQRTGQLTVKSDVYGFGVVLLELITGRRAIDTTRPNNEQNLVSWAQPMFKEPSKFSELADPLLEGNFPVRGLQQALAVAAMCLQEEGEVRPLISDVVTALSCLGNDPDANMNAAAYKKSDEKAGYSFSDSGSYGEDSRAERQRAAAEAIEWGSNSEHKSAQTHSASL is encoded by the exons ATGAAttgtttttcatgttttaattcaGAAAAAAAGGCAGCTAAAAGGCAAAATAGTTCCACCAAAAATAATCAGGCTTGTGATAATGCTACAACTGAAGCTTTTCTTCCCCAGCAACATCCCCCAG AGAATATTCCTAAACCAAAGACCACAGCAACGGAACCTGCAAAGACTACTGCCGATGGCACTAAAGACAATGGTAACAATAACATCGAGGTGGAAACTTTCACCTTCCGTGAATTGGCAGCCGCGACCCGAAACTTTAGAAAAGAATGCTTGATAGGGGAAGGTGGATTCGGTCGAGTTTACAAGGGAAAACTTGAAAAAACTGGCCAG GTAGTAGCCGTAAAGCAGCTTGACAGGAATGGATTGCAAGGGAATAGAGAATTCCTTGTTGAGGTATTGATGCTAAGCTTGTTGCACCATCCTAACCTAGTCAATCTTATCGGATATTGTTCCGATGGTGATCAGAGGCTTCTGGTTTACGAGTACATGCCATTGGGATCTTTAGATGATCATCTACTTG ATATTAGCCCGAGTCAGAAGCCATTAGACTGGTATGCCAGAATGAAAATAGCACGAGGTGCTGCTCAAGGCTTGGAATATTTACATGATAAGGCCAATCCCCCGGTCATCTACCGCGATCTGAAATCCGCCAACATCTTGCTGGATCATGAGTACAATGCCAAACTCTCTGATTTTGGATTAGCCAAACTCGGACCTCAAGGGGACAAAACACATGTATCTTCCAGGGTCATGGGAACATACGGATATTGTGCTCCGGAGTATCAAAGAACAGGCCAGTTAACCGTGAAATCCGACGTTTACGGTTTCGGAGTCGTCTTGTTGGAGTTAATCACTGGAAGGAGAGCCATTGACACCACGAGGCCAAACAATGAACAGAATCTAGTTTCATGG GCTCAACCAATGTTCAAGGAACCAAGCAAGTTCTCGGAACTCGCTGATCCACTCTTGGAAGGCAATTTCCCCGTAAGAGGCTTGCAACAAGCCTTGGCAGTGGCGGCCATGTGCCTGCAAGAGGAAGGTGAGGTGCGTCCCTTGATTAGCGACGTGGTGACTGCTCTGAGTTGCCTCGGAAATGATCCAGATGCCAACATGAACGCCGCTGCTTACAAGAAATCCGACGAGAAAGCAGGATATTCATTTTCAGATAGTGGAAGTTATGGTGAAGATAGCAGGGCAGAACGACAACGAGCTGCTGCGGAAGCCATCGAGTGGGGTTCAAATTCAGAACACAAATCGGCGCAAACTCATAGCGCATCGCTGTAA
- the LOC108489738 gene encoding uncharacterized protein LOC108489738: MAEYVASPSCIKLHLHPSFLRQRGFVNRNSNFRTPPSKFSYGSCKVLWLSTWRKWKVDNPFFSNLKVSPCFMETPLRSTSVWSFVDSDSITASDWITFGDQLLLMTGIFLTYVAGVVPVQKSSSTSPKSIADNDAFPQGSTSSGSARRNSDQNDLKPVWDVVRGKLLDSLDVIESENDFRNVVFDEQQRAKRPLSLYALSEGPKIRLLWASLQQLEEEVKNNVVTSDTGNIDDWLIAFSRIIQNSCKPACFAWLKKELGLQTNNMELVSLITEKLNGDNTVLQNITKSGKKNLYAELLYFLRFGSLRKGCCYDQSLFTLYGDSILEDLVITIADGIASTYLDLISVDGNLSDEVNDLGLAICNLSTRALQRLRNEVALNQWLYQNLEAIVSMYEDRFDLYTLKSQLIEEKSSDYAETSSWWKKLMLRENESVLTSLQYVVISHFSMSVKRTKELRALIGWRYYFSLFLEFSDISLPMVRVVIDKVSNAISFFLVCLIGRSLGLIYTGIRQSLRWK; the protein is encoded by the exons ATGGCGGAATATGTGGCTTCACCGTCATGCATCAAGCTGCATTTGCACCCAAGTTTTCTTAGGCAGAGAGGATTTGTGAATCGGAATTCCAATTTCAGGACGCCGCCAAG CAAGTTTTCCTATGGGAGCTGTAAAGTATTATGGCTTTCAACATGGAGAAAATGGAAGGTTGATAATCCATTTTTCTCAAATCTGAAAGTAAGTCCCTGCTTCATGGAAACTCCCTTGAGGTCTACTAGCGTGTGGTCATTTGTGGATTCTGATAGTATAACAGCCTCTGATTGGATAACTTTCGGGGATCAATTACTCTTGATGACTGGTATATTTCTCACGTATGTGGCTGGAGTAGTTCCTGTCCAAAAGTCCAGTTCCACATCTCCAAAAAGCATAGCTGACAATGATGCCTTTCCCCAAGGTTCAACCTCTTCTGGGAG TGCCAGGAGAAACAGTGATCAAAATGATTTGAAGCCTGTCTGGGATGTAGTAAGAGGAAAACTTTTAGATTCTCTAGATGTTATTGAAAGTGAGAATGATTTCAGAAATGTGGTCTTTGATGAGCAGCAACGTGCAAAGCGACCCTTGAGTTTGTACGCTTTATCTGAAGGTCCAAAGATAAGATTGCTTTGGGCTTCTCTTCAGCAACTTGAGGAAGAG GTAAAAAACAATGTTGTTACTTCTGATACCGGCAATATAGATGATTGGTTGATAGCCTTTTCCAGAATTATTCAAAATTCCTGTAAGCCAGCATGCTTTGCTTGGCTGAAAAAGGAACTTGGACTTCAAACCAATAATATG GAACTTGTTTCTTTGATAACTGAGAAGTTAAATGGAGACAACACAGTTTTACAAAATATTACAAAGTCTGGGAAGAAAAACCTGTATGCAGAATTGTTGTATTTTCTTAGATTTGGTTCTCTAAG GAAAGGTTGTTGTTACGACCAAAGCTTGTTTACTTTATATGGGGATTCCATATTGGAAGATCTGGTGATAACTATAGCAGATGGGATAGCAAGCACTTATTTGGACCTTATTTCTGTTGATGGCAATTTGTCTGATGAAGTGAATGATCTGGGTTTAGCCATCTGTAATTTATCTACTCGTGCACTCCAAAGGTTGCGTAATGAG GTGGCTTTAAACCAGTGGTTGTATCAAAATCTGGAGGCTATTGTATCAATGTATGAGGATCGCTTTGACCTCTACACACTTAAGAGCCAACTCATTGAGGAAAAAAGTAGTGATTATGCTGAAACTTCTAGTTGGTGGAAGAAGCTTATGCTAAGAGAAAACGAAAGTGTGCTTACTTCATTGCAATATGTTGTGATAAGCCATTTCTCTATGTCTGTAAAACGCACCAAGGAATTAAGAGCCTTGATAGGGTG GAGATACTATTTCAGCTTGTTCCTCGAGTTCTCTGACATTAGCTTGCCTATGGTTAGAGTTGTCATCGACAAAGTTAGCAATGCAATCTCATTTTTTCTAGTTTGCTTGATTGGGAGGTCATTAGGACTCATATATACGGGAATTAGGCAGTCCCTCAGATGGAAGTGA